Proteins from a single region of Nocardiopsis dassonvillei subsp. dassonvillei DSM 43111:
- a CDS encoding NCS2 family permease translates to MTRLKDSGPHTGARKPTARSWLDRFFFVSERGSTFGREVRGGLTTFMAMAYIIVLNPIILSGVSDVNGDVLSAGQLTTMTALSAGLVTIMMGVVGRAPIACAAALGVMAVVAYQAAPVMAWPEVMGLVVWQGVAIILMVVTGVRTAVMNALPHDLKMAIGVGIGLFVALIGLDNAGFVSAGEGGGLLQIGAAGAGGHLDGWPILVFVCGLVLASVLLVRGVPGAIFYGIVGATVLAIAVHYAAGLDSRDWGGASPELPGNPFAAPDFGLLLRVDMFGAWTSAGATTAGVILFTLVLAGFFDALGTILAIGTKADIADADGHMPRVNQILVTDGAGAVAGGLTSSSATLVFVESTAGVSEGARTGLASVVTGLFFLAAIFLAPVFGVVPAQAAAVAMVLVGAMMMMHIREIDWSDVAVAIPAFLTIAMMPFTFDIASGIGIGIISYTLVRSAQGRVRDVGWLMWALSAVFAFHFSMHALGL, encoded by the coding sequence ATGACCCGACTCAAGGACTCCGGCCCGCACACGGGGGCGCGGAAGCCCACGGCTCGATCCTGGCTCGACCGCTTCTTCTTCGTCAGCGAGCGCGGATCCACCTTCGGGCGCGAGGTCCGCGGCGGACTGACCACCTTCATGGCGATGGCCTACATCATCGTCCTGAACCCGATCATCCTCAGCGGCGTCTCCGACGTGAACGGCGACGTCCTGTCGGCGGGCCAGCTGACCACCATGACCGCCCTGTCCGCCGGGCTGGTCACGATCATGATGGGGGTGGTCGGCCGGGCGCCGATCGCCTGCGCCGCGGCCCTGGGGGTGATGGCGGTCGTGGCCTACCAGGCCGCGCCCGTGATGGCCTGGCCCGAGGTGATGGGCCTGGTCGTGTGGCAGGGCGTGGCCATCATCCTCATGGTGGTGACCGGCGTGCGGACCGCGGTGATGAACGCGCTGCCGCACGACCTCAAGATGGCCATCGGCGTGGGCATCGGCCTGTTCGTGGCCCTCATCGGGCTGGACAACGCGGGCTTCGTCAGCGCCGGGGAGGGCGGCGGCCTGCTCCAGATCGGCGCGGCCGGGGCCGGCGGCCACCTCGACGGATGGCCGATCCTGGTCTTCGTGTGCGGCCTGGTGCTGGCCAGCGTCCTGCTGGTGCGCGGGGTGCCCGGCGCGATCTTCTACGGCATCGTCGGCGCGACGGTCCTGGCGATCGCCGTGCACTACGCGGCGGGCCTGGACTCCCGGGACTGGGGCGGGGCCAGCCCCGAGCTGCCCGGCAACCCGTTCGCGGCCCCCGATTTCGGCCTGCTGCTGCGGGTGGACATGTTCGGCGCCTGGACCTCGGCCGGTGCGACCACGGCGGGCGTCATCCTGTTCACCCTGGTGCTGGCCGGGTTCTTCGACGCCCTGGGCACCATCCTGGCCATCGGCACCAAGGCCGACATCGCCGACGCCGACGGGCACATGCCCCGGGTCAACCAGATCCTGGTGACCGACGGCGCGGGCGCCGTGGCCGGGGGTCTGACCAGCTCCTCGGCGACGCTGGTGTTCGTGGAGTCCACGGCGGGGGTGAGCGAGGGCGCCCGGACCGGTCTGGCGAGCGTGGTGACGGGGCTGTTCTTCCTCGCGGCGATCTTCCTGGCCCCGGTGTTCGGCGTGGTCCCGGCGCAGGCCGCGGCGGTGGCGATGGTGCTGGTGGGCGCCATGATGATGATGCACATCAGGGAGATCGACTGGTCGGACGTCGCCGTGGCGATCCCGGCCTTCCTGACCATCGCGATGATGCCGTTCACCTTCGACATCGCCAGCGGGATCGGCATCGGGATCATCTCCTACACGCTGGTCAGGTCGGCCCAGGGGCGCGTGCGCGACGTGGGCTGGCTGATGTGGGCGCTCTCGGCCGTGTTCGCGTTCCACTTCTCCATGCACGCGCTGGGGCTTTGA
- a CDS encoding molybdopterin-dependent oxidoreductase: protein MNVRVNGVSSPAPDSPDTTAAEHIRDRLGLTGTKIACGTGVCGACTVLVEGAPTASCLLPADRLEDREVTTVEGLGGDHPVQRAFAAHDGMQCGYCTPGFVVEASAFVDSWRAEHGDVRPGRDRVADALAGHLCRCGAYEGIFAAVDAACAGEFDTEPEQAPPRADALAKVTGRARFSADLAPEGTWEGVIVRSAHAHARVRAVDPGGARSAAARRPGPGQPVDPNPVFTDLLGEERTVRYVGQPIAAVAAPTAALARAAARAVRVDYEPLPSVLGVEEARAQDAPRVYPTRAERQAAPSNAEGPGLPGRWDGNTRGPTTVGWRGATAVRRLRTAAERRDPRLVAQEYTTAVQVHSPLEPHVCVASWDRDGSLTLRASTQAVSKVAQKAAERWKLSPERVHVLSEYVGGGFGAKAGLSVDMVAATELSRLAHAPVRVSFDRAEELTDAGHRPGTRTRVALLADDSGDLAALTVDSHGDGGVSVGSTTAVFGLLMYGRSPRRARDFDVVTHRPPGAPMRAPGGAPMSWAVEQAVDTMAHRLGEDPLSLRRRWDGNHRRRALYERAAALELWRERPRGARTGRFRRGVGVAASNWLYLMGPSAKVELSVRDGAVVVRSATQDIGTGIRTVLGEVVAERLGMSAADVRVEIGDSSSVHGTGSFGSRTTTSMGPAAADAADRLRAELREREPGVPASGPIPEHALKDALAAAEGVRVVGERGRDRRGALTPNMDDLAVGRGMTGAVHVMEVEVDTLLGRVRPTRCWAGLAVGRVYAERLARNQAEGAVVQGVGYALFEERRHDPATGVVLTDNLEDYRLPGMGDVPETEVHFHQEGFEHAAGAGVGLGEISLVGVAASVANAVHDATGWRPLDLPIRPDRLLEGLR, encoded by the coding sequence ATGAATGTTCGAGTCAACGGCGTCTCCTCCCCCGCCCCCGACTCCCCCGACACCACGGCGGCCGAGCACATCCGCGACCGCCTCGGCCTGACCGGCACCAAGATCGCCTGCGGGACCGGGGTCTGCGGCGCCTGCACCGTCCTGGTGGAGGGCGCGCCCACCGCCTCGTGCCTGCTGCCCGCCGACCGGCTGGAGGACCGCGAGGTCACCACCGTGGAGGGCCTGGGCGGCGACCACCCCGTACAGCGCGCCTTCGCCGCCCACGACGGGATGCAGTGCGGCTACTGCACGCCCGGGTTCGTGGTGGAGGCCTCCGCCTTCGTCGACTCCTGGCGCGCCGAGCACGGCGACGTCCGCCCCGGCCGCGACCGCGTGGCCGACGCCCTGGCCGGGCACCTGTGCCGCTGCGGCGCCTACGAGGGGATCTTCGCCGCCGTGGACGCCGCCTGCGCGGGTGAGTTCGACACCGAACCCGAGCAGGCGCCGCCGCGCGCGGACGCCCTGGCCAAGGTCACCGGCCGGGCCCGCTTCAGCGCCGACCTGGCCCCCGAGGGCACCTGGGAGGGGGTGATCGTGCGCTCGGCCCACGCCCACGCGCGGGTGCGCGCCGTCGACCCCGGCGGAGCGCGGAGCGCGGCCGCCCGCCGCCCCGGGCCCGGACAGCCCGTGGACCCGAACCCGGTCTTCACCGACCTGCTGGGCGAGGAGCGCACGGTGCGCTACGTCGGCCAGCCCATCGCCGCCGTGGCCGCGCCCACCGCGGCCCTGGCCCGCGCCGCCGCCCGTGCCGTGCGGGTGGACTACGAACCCCTGCCCTCCGTGCTCGGTGTCGAGGAGGCGCGCGCGCAGGACGCCCCGCGTGTCTACCCCACGCGCGCCGAGCGCCAGGCCGCCCCCTCCAACGCCGAGGGCCCCGGCCTCCCGGGCCGCTGGGACGGCAACACGCGCGGTCCCACCACCGTCGGCTGGCGCGGCGCGACCGCGGTGCGGCGCCTGCGCACGGCCGCCGAACGCCGGGATCCGCGCCTGGTGGCCCAGGAGTACACCACCGCCGTGCAGGTGCACAGCCCGCTGGAACCCCACGTGTGCGTGGCCTCCTGGGACCGCGACGGCTCGCTGACCCTGCGCGCGTCCACCCAGGCGGTGTCCAAGGTCGCCCAGAAGGCCGCCGAGCGCTGGAAGCTGTCGCCCGAGCGGGTGCACGTGCTCAGCGAGTACGTCGGCGGCGGATTCGGCGCCAAGGCCGGCCTGTCGGTCGACATGGTCGCCGCGACCGAACTGTCCCGGCTGGCCCACGCCCCGGTGCGCGTGTCCTTCGACCGCGCCGAGGAGCTCACCGACGCCGGGCACCGCCCCGGAACCCGCACCCGGGTGGCGCTGCTGGCCGACGACTCCGGGGACCTGGCGGCGCTGACCGTGGACTCCCACGGTGACGGCGGCGTCTCGGTGGGCTCCACCACGGCCGTCTTCGGGCTGTTGATGTACGGGCGCTCGCCGCGCCGGGCCCGCGACTTCGACGTGGTCACCCACCGCCCGCCGGGGGCGCCCATGCGCGCCCCCGGCGGTGCCCCGATGTCCTGGGCCGTGGAGCAGGCCGTGGACACGATGGCCCACCGGCTGGGCGAGGACCCCCTGTCCCTGCGCCGCCGGTGGGACGGCAACCACAGGCGCCGGGCGCTGTACGAACGGGCCGCCGCCCTGGAGCTGTGGCGCGAGCGCCCGCGCGGTGCCCGCACCGGCCGGTTCCGGCGCGGGGTCGGCGTCGCCGCCTCCAACTGGCTCTACCTCATGGGCCCGAGCGCGAAGGTCGAGTTGTCGGTCCGCGACGGCGCGGTGGTGGTGCGCTCCGCCACCCAGGACATCGGCACCGGGATCCGCACGGTCCTGGGCGAGGTGGTCGCCGAGCGGCTGGGGATGTCCGCCGCCGACGTGCGCGTGGAGATCGGTGACAGCTCCTCGGTGCACGGCACCGGTTCCTTCGGCAGCCGCACCACCACCTCGATGGGCCCCGCCGCCGCCGACGCAGCCGACCGGCTCCGCGCCGAGCTGCGCGAACGCGAGCCGGGGGTTCCCGCCTCGGGGCCCATCCCCGAGCACGCCCTCAAGGACGCCCTGGCCGCCGCCGAGGGGGTGCGGGTGGTCGGTGAGAGGGGCCGGGACCGCCGGGGCGCGCTCACCCCGAACATGGACGACCTGGCCGTGGGCCGGGGCATGACCGGCGCCGTGCACGTGATGGAGGTGGAGGTGGACACCCTGCTGGGCCGGGTGCGCCCCACCCGCTGCTGGGCGGGGCTGGCGGTGGGCCGCGTGTACGCCGAGCGGCTGGCCCGCAACCAGGCCGAGGGCGCCGTGGTGCAGGGCGTGGGGTACGCGCTCTTCGAGGAGCGCCGACACGACCCGGCAACCGGGGTGGTGCTCACCGACAACCTGGAGGACTACCGGCTCCCGGGGATGGGCGACGTCCCCGAGACCGAGGTGCACTTCCACCAGGAGGGCTTCGAGCACGCCGCGGGCGCGGGGGTGGGCCTGGGCGAGATCTCCCTGGTGGGCGTGGCCGCGTCCGTGGCCAACGCCGTGCACGACGCCACCGGCTGGCGCCCCCTGGACCTGCCCATCCGCCCGGACCGACTGCTGGAGGGACTGCGTTGA
- a CDS encoding FAD binding domain-containing protein, with the protein MTATTRPAGLEEALTRLEGTGARPRAGGTDLTACLASGVLEPAPVVDLTGVRELRGVEWRPDGSARVGALTGVAELSADPALAAAYPALAATARALATPQVRNAATLGGNLLQRNRCWYLRNPAFDCFQTGGDSCPARGGDHLYGVVVDRGPCAAPHPSSLAVALLAHDASVLVAGGGRTEMAVADLYDAADPTRDHVLEPGRVLVSVGLPVPTAGERSAYRRATGRSRAEWPLVEAVVRLALADGGSGPVTSAAVAVGGVARTPLRLPEVEAALVGARTGRALDGGVVEALEGLADLCSPLPATGYKVELLGATVRDALERALDAPGD; encoded by the coding sequence TTGACCGCGACCACACGCCCCGCGGGGCTGGAGGAGGCCCTGACCCGGCTGGAGGGCACGGGCGCCCGTCCGCGCGCCGGGGGCACCGACCTGACGGCGTGCCTGGCCTCGGGGGTCCTGGAGCCCGCGCCCGTGGTCGACCTGACCGGGGTGCGCGAACTGCGCGGGGTGGAGTGGCGCCCCGACGGCTCGGCCCGGGTGGGCGCGCTGACCGGCGTCGCCGAGCTGTCCGCGGACCCCGCGCTGGCGGCGGCCTATCCGGCGCTGGCGGCCACGGCGCGGGCGCTGGCCACGCCGCAGGTGCGCAACGCCGCGACGCTGGGCGGCAACCTGCTCCAGCGCAACCGGTGCTGGTACCTGCGCAACCCGGCCTTCGACTGCTTCCAGACGGGCGGGGACTCCTGCCCGGCGCGTGGGGGCGACCACCTGTACGGGGTGGTCGTGGACCGGGGCCCGTGCGCGGCCCCGCACCCGTCCTCGCTGGCGGTGGCGCTGCTGGCCCACGACGCGTCGGTGCTGGTGGCGGGCGGGGGGCGGACCGAGATGGCGGTGGCCGACCTCTACGACGCCGCCGACCCGACCCGCGACCACGTGCTGGAGCCCGGCCGGGTACTGGTGTCGGTCGGGCTGCCGGTCCCGACCGCGGGTGAGCGGTCCGCCTACCGCCGTGCCACCGGGCGCTCGCGCGCGGAGTGGCCGCTGGTGGAGGCGGTGGTACGCCTGGCCCTGGCGGACGGGGGGTCAGGGCCGGTGACCTCGGCGGCGGTGGCCGTGGGCGGGGTGGCCCGCACCCCGCTGCGGCTGCCGGAGGTGGAGGCCGCCCTGGTGGGCGCGCGTACGGGCCGGGCGCTGGACGGGGGCGTGGTCGAGGCGCTGGAGGGACTGGCCGACCTGTGCTCCCCGCTGCCCGCGACCGGGTACAAGGTGGAGCTGCTGGGCGCCACCGTGCGCGACGCCCTGGAGCGGGCCCTGGACGCCCCGGGCGACTGA
- a CDS encoding phytanoyl-CoA dioxygenase family protein: MSQDVSAAERRERFAESGYLVLPGLLPENLLHRLLPEVDRWVDEGLRDRSIAACLDPEGGDPRPALELELPAHGELLTHRPLLEVIAELLEAPFVFHHLHSARHDPDTGGKPWHHDNEPNDLGDPGLIMVHALHYPAGLDESMGSLAVLPGSHREEADKTARAHLGTSELPGEAVLDRLPPGSTVLLNSALFHARRPAPRTTRRPRYFVDASYCQTGARWRPVKPYWRHMLTRARELGLDRGGWPELFSPRHFTDYTPV, translated from the coding sequence TTGTCCCAGGACGTGTCCGCGGCCGAGCGACGAGAGCGCTTCGCCGAGTCGGGGTACCTCGTCCTCCCCGGCCTCCTGCCCGAGAACCTCCTCCACCGGCTCCTCCCCGAGGTGGACCGCTGGGTGGACGAGGGGCTGCGCGACCGCTCGATAGCCGCCTGCCTCGACCCGGAGGGGGGCGACCCCCGCCCGGCCCTGGAACTGGAGCTGCCCGCCCACGGCGAACTCCTCACCCACCGCCCGCTGCTGGAGGTGATCGCGGAGCTGCTGGAGGCGCCCTTCGTCTTCCACCACCTGCACAGCGCCAGGCACGACCCGGACACCGGGGGCAAGCCCTGGCACCACGACAACGAGCCCAACGACCTCGGGGACCCGGGCCTGATCATGGTGCACGCCCTGCACTACCCGGCGGGCCTGGACGAGAGCATGGGGAGTCTGGCCGTCCTGCCCGGGTCCCACCGTGAGGAGGCGGACAAGACCGCCCGCGCCCACCTGGGCACCTCGGAGCTGCCGGGCGAGGCCGTCCTCGACCGGCTCCCGCCCGGTTCGACCGTCCTGCTCAACTCGGCGCTGTTCCACGCGCGCAGGCCCGCCCCGCGGACAACCCGCCGCCCCCGCTACTTCGTCGACGCCTCCTACTGCCAGACCGGCGCCCGGTGGCGCCCGGTCAAGCCCTACTGGCGGCACATGCTCACCCGCGCCCGCGAACTCGGCCTCGACCGGGGCGGATGGCCGGAGCTGTTCTCACCTCGGCACTTCACCGACTACACCCCGGTATGA